One window of Amyelois transitella isolate CPQ chromosome 7, ilAmyTran1.1, whole genome shotgun sequence genomic DNA carries:
- the LOC106132573 gene encoding iron-sulfur cluster assembly 1 homolog, mitochondrial produces the protein MLRNLIKIPKTYEIHKLQMATKAVASATVRAVKKRVLPSRAALVLTPSAVNKIKEIMAKEEAKGFLGLKVGVRQRGCNGLSYTLDYAKTKDKLDEEVKQDGVTIIIDKKAQLTLLGTEMDYVEDKLSAEFVFNNPNIKGTCGCGESFSI, from the exons ATGttacgaaatttaataaaaataccaaaaacaTATGAAATTCATAAATTGCAG ATGGCGACGAAGGCTGTAGCAAGTGCCACAGTAAGAGCTGTAAAAAAACGAGTGCTTCCATCCAGAGCAGCCCTTGTACTCACCCCTTCAgctgtaaataaaatcaaagaaaTTATGGCGAAAGAAGAAGCAAAGGGATTTCTTGGTTTAAAAGTAGGAGTTAGGCAGAGAGGGTGTAATGGTTTGTCATACACattagattatgcaaaaactAAAGACAAATTGGATGAAGAAGTAAAACAAGATGGTGTCACAATTATTATAGATAAGAAAGCCCAACTGACTCTTTTAG GAACTGAAATGGATTATGTTGAAGACAAATTGTCAGCAGAATTTGTATTCAATAACCCTAATATAAAAGGCACTTGCGGTTGTGGGGAATCTTTCAGCATATAA
- the LOC106134255 gene encoding translocation protein SEC63 homolog — protein sequence MGGQKFEYDESGSTFFYFVLSFLALILVPATFYYWPRKRKEDPAKKAELCQCPNCVKKQLIIEQSQPYKGVKNFFIKVAIVSGWVLLGFLAYKVSQFDYEMSNFDPYDILGLPPGASQAEIKKSYRKQSLILHPDKETGDEKAFMRLTKAYQALTDDEARRNWEKYGNPDGPGAMSFGIALPSWIVEKENSVWVLGLYALVFMVALPTAVGTWWYRSIRFSGEQVLLDTTQMYFYFCHKTPSMPLKRALMILAASCEFDKRHNSEIVERVTDNEEVPMLLRELPNLGEKNKEQPLCRPYSIKARALLHAHLSRMKLPPDTLECDRRYVVSRCPDLIVEMVNCVNQLIALAYARRIPRLPTIETIENCMKLSPMIVQGLWEYKSPLLQLPYITEDHLKYFTNRKKHIKSLLQLAQLPGEERRQVLRFLNDKQYEDVMKVLGNMPYIHFQVNTEVIDDENSTVVTAGAIVTVTVFLRRTNMRELFGDTTIKEKDNIKEDEEGAGENGEKNENDKNDKDKKEVFKRPVWMKQTKKHPSSKKSKKPAPAKQQPKPAPVASTPPPPANDHKKTKEPKKKDDEGDESDHDSSDESASRSSGSEDESRDKSSGGDEDDDDQWDKFQKRLQKRERLEGRSKSSHPVHCPYFPQEKQEYWWCYICDRKSHTLLTAPAHVTALVDTHELQLRFTAPRWPGLYTLACCLRSDSYIAMDQQQDMKLDVKEAAAVPAEHPQWDLSDSDTDNNDQGGNESEFTTDDEEVEEE from the exons ATGGGTGGGCAAAAATTTGAGTATGATGAGAGTGGATCAACATTCTTTTATTTCGTTCTCTCATTCCTGGCCTTAATATTAGTGCCAGCGACATTTTATTACTGGCCGCGGAAAAGAAAAGAAG ATCCCGCCAAGAAAGCAGAATTATGTCAATGTCCAAATTGTGTTAAGAAACAGTTAATCATAGAGCAATCACAGCCTTACAAGGGTGTGAagaattttttcattaaagttGCCATCGTGTCAGGATGGGTGCTGCTTGGATTCCTTGCATATAAAGTGTCACAGTTTGACTATGAGATGTCAAATTTTGATCCATATGATATACTGGGTCTTCCCCCTGGTGCCTCACAGGCAGAAATTAAGAAATCTTACCGCAAGCAGTCTCTAATTCTCCACCCTGACAAAGAAACTGGAGATGAAAAAGCTTTTATGAGATTGACCAAGGCTTATCAG GCTCTCACAGATGATGAAGCGAGGCGAAATTGGGAGAAATATGGCAATCCTGACGGACCAGGGGCAATGAGCTTTGGTATTGCGTTGCCAAGCTGGATTGTGGAGAAGGAAAACAGTGTTTGGGTGCTTGGGCTTTATGCTCTTGTGTTCATGGTCGCATTACCTACTgct gtGGGCACATGGTGGTACAGGTCAATTCGCTTTTCTGGAGAGCAAGTACTGCTTGACACAACCCAAATGTACTTCTACTTCTGTCACAAAACTCCATCAATGCCCCTGAAGCGAGCCCTCATGATTTTGGCGGCCTCTTGTGAATTTGACAAGAGACATAATTCAGAAATTGTTGAGAGGGTTACTGACAATGAAGAAGTACCTATG CTTTTACGCGAACTACCAAACCTCGGCGAGAAGAACAAAGAGCAGCCTTTGTGCCGGCCCTACAGCATCAAAGCCCGGGCCTTGCTCCACGCTCACCTGTCCCGGATGAAACTCCCTCCGGACACGTTGGAGTGCGATCGGAGATATGTGGTATCCCGCTGCCCGGATCTCATTGTGGAGATGGTCAACTGTGTTAACCAGTTGATAGCGTTGGCCTATGCTAGGAGAA taCCTCGCCTACCCACCATCGAGACTATAGAGAATTGCATGAAACTCTCACCAATGATAGTCCAAGGCTTATGGGAGTACAAATCTCCTCTCCTACAACTTCCTTACATCACAGAAGACCACCTGAAATACTTCACAAATCGTAAAAAGCACATCAAATCATTATTGCAACTAGCACAGTTACCAGGCGAGGAAAGGAGACAAGTGCTGCGGTTTTTGAATGACAAACAATATGAAGATGTGATGAAAGTTTTGGGGAACATGCCTTATATTCATTTCCAAGTCAACACTGAAG TAATTGACGACGAGAATTCCACAGTGGTAACAGCTGGCGCCATTGTTACTGTTACCGTGTTTCTGAGAAGAACTAACATGAGGGAGCTGTTTGGCGATAccacaataaaagaaaaagataacATTAA AGAAGACGAAGAAGGTGCCGGCGAGAATGGCGAAAAGAATGAAAACGACAAGAATGACAAGGACAAAAAAGAGGTATTCAAGCGGCCAGTATGGATGAAGCAGACTAAAAAGCACCCGTCTTCTAAAAAAAGCAAGAAACCCGCTCCGGCGAAGCAGCAACCCAAGCCAGCGCCCGTTGCCtcgacgccgccgccgcccgctaACGATCACAAGAAAACTAAGGAACCAAAGAAGAAGGATGACGAAG gcgatgaatCCGACCATGACAGCTCAGACGAGTCGGCGTCCCGTAGCTCGGGGTCGGAAGACGAGTCGCGCGACAAGTCGTCCGGCGGCGACGAGGACGACGACGACCAGTGGGACAAGTTCCAGAAGAGGTTGCAGAAGCGGGAGCGACTTGAAGGACGCTCCAAGAGTTCGCATCCTGTGCACTGCCCGTACTTCCCTCAG GAGAAGCAAGAGTACTGGTGGTGCTACATCTGCGACCGCAAATCGCACACGTTGCTGACTGCGCCCGCGCACGTGACCGCGCTGGTGGACACGCACGAGCTGCAACTGCGCTTCACGGCGCCGAGGTGGCCGGGGCTCTATACGTTAGCCTGCTGTCTCAGATCAG ATTCATACATCGCGATGGATCAGCAACAAGACATGAAGCTGGACGTGAAGGAAGCGGCGGCTGTGCCCGCCGAGCACCCGCAGTGGGACCTCAGCGACTCTGACACCGACAACAACGATCAG